In Acidimicrobiales bacterium, one genomic interval encodes:
- a CDS encoding glycosyltransferase family 2 protein, translating into MTPGGSALTVVVVTYNSAPLLPALFASLDEGLAGIDRTEVVVVDNASSDGSADVARRLAPAATVIDAGGNAGYAAAINLGVRSRRQRGAVLVLNPDVRLSPGTAGALLRALDDPTVGIAAPRIEDEDGTIQLSLRRAPTVARALGEAVFGGTLAGRLSCFGEVVADRRVYQSGTDAEWATGAALAIAPRCLDAVAEWDESFFLYSEETDYALRAGDAGLRLRYVAGAVVTHIGGDAHRSPALWALLVRNRVRLYRKRHGAAETAAFAAAVVLNELVRSRHATHRAALRALLSLRRR; encoded by the coding sequence GTGACGCCGGGCGGGTCGGCACTCACCGTCGTCGTCGTCACGTACAACAGCGCGCCCCTGCTCCCGGCCCTCTTCGCCTCGCTCGACGAGGGGCTGGCGGGCATCGACCGGACCGAGGTGGTCGTCGTCGACAACGCCTCGTCCGACGGCTCGGCCGACGTCGCCCGCCGTCTCGCTCCGGCCGCCACGGTGATCGACGCGGGAGGCAACGCGGGCTACGCGGCCGCCATCAACCTCGGCGTCCGGTCGCGCCGCCAGCGCGGTGCGGTGCTCGTGCTCAACCCCGACGTACGGCTCTCCCCGGGCACCGCCGGGGCCCTGCTCCGTGCCCTCGACGACCCCACCGTCGGGATCGCCGCTCCCCGCATCGAGGACGAGGACGGGACCATCCAGCTGTCGCTGCGGCGGGCGCCGACGGTGGCCCGGGCGCTGGGCGAGGCCGTCTTCGGGGGAACGCTGGCCGGACGCCTGTCGTGCTTCGGCGAGGTGGTCGCCGATCGCCGGGTGTACCAGTCGGGCACCGACGCCGAGTGGGCGACGGGCGCAGCACTGGCGATCGCGCCCCGGTGCCTCGACGCCGTCGCCGAGTGGGACGAGTCCTTCTTCCTCTACTCGGAGGAGACCGATTACGCCCTTCGCGCCGGCGACGCCGGCCTGCGGCTCCGGTACGTCGCCGGCGCCGTGGTCACCCACATCGGTGGTGACGCCCACCGCTCCCCCGCCCTGTGGGCGCTCCTCGTGCGCAACCGGGTCCGCCTGTACCGGAAGCGGCACGGGGCGGCGGAGACGGCCGCCTTCGCGGCCGCCGTCGTGCTCAACGAGCTGGTCCGCAGCCGCCACGCCACCCACCGGGCCGCCCTGCGCGCCCTGCTCTCGCTCCGGCGGCGCTGA